The Candidatus Nitrosymbiomonas proteolyticus genome has a segment encoding these proteins:
- a CDS encoding N-acetylmuramic acid 6-phosphate etherase, protein MSTESRNPRSYGLDHMSAEEIVRLMDEEEYSVLRALQKVQPLLAQAVERVAGAFASGGRIVYVGAGTSGRIAAADAAEMPPTFGVDPKRFVALVAGGPAAAGSAVEDMEDDEHMAIEMLNELDLSLDDVVIGVAASGKTPFTISAIRHANQKGVWTCGIANNKNTPLVKEATLGIVLDTGPEVLTGSTRLKAGTAQKLALNRISTGAMVLSGKVIENLMVDVTPKNSKLKQRCIRIVRELTNATEEEARHELERCNWDTRCVVERLREGARR, encoded by the coding sequence ATGAGTACAGAATCCCGCAACCCTCGTTCGTATGGACTCGACCACATGAGCGCCGAGGAGATCGTCCGCTTGATGGACGAGGAGGAGTATTCGGTCCTCCGCGCACTGCAGAAGGTGCAGCCCTTGCTCGCCCAGGCGGTCGAGCGCGTCGCTGGCGCATTTGCCTCTGGGGGACGGATCGTGTACGTTGGAGCGGGCACGAGCGGGAGGATCGCCGCCGCCGACGCAGCCGAAATGCCTCCCACCTTCGGAGTCGACCCCAAGAGGTTCGTAGCGCTCGTCGCGGGAGGTCCTGCGGCTGCAGGTAGCGCGGTCGAGGACATGGAGGACGACGAACACATGGCGATCGAGATGTTGAACGAACTCGATCTTTCACTCGACGATGTGGTGATCGGAGTCGCGGCGAGCGGAAAGACGCCCTTTACGATATCGGCAATTCGCCACGCCAATCAAAAGGGCGTTTGGACGTGCGGGATCGCGAACAACAAGAACACCCCACTCGTGAAGGAAGCCACCCTTGGGATCGTCCTCGACACAGGCCCCGAGGTCCTCACGGGTTCGACGAGGCTCAAGGCGGGGACGGCGCAAAAGCTGGCCCTCAACCGGATCAGCACCGGCGCGATGGTGCTCTCCGGCAAGGTGATCGAGAACCTCATGGTCGATGTGACGCCCAAGAACTCCAAGCTCAAGCAGCGGTGCATCCGCATCGTGAGAGAGCTAACGAACGCGACCGAAGAAGAAGCTCGACACGAACTGGAGCGCTGCAACTGGGACACGCGCTGCGTGGTTGAGCGTCTCCGAGAAGGCGCGCGCCGTTAA
- a CDS encoding BadF-type ATPase → MPFHLGIDSGGTSTRAMLVNEAGQVLFTGQAGSANFTTSPPRLVRQNLQKATSGCPEPDTVCLCGAGILTKANFLQAGDLLAELFPKARHRVTPDYYAAYASFDPPVCVCVISGTGSVVCSSGEHGFAKSGGGGFAIGDDGSAFRFGRAALRHFLDDPDECSCRVLQAIEKRFGTTEPAEVIAKVYGGRTVASQVAKFARPLAKDAADGLPYATEALRSEFQALATVVASHVHRFLPPRTPLSVGLSGGLWEISLLFQRSFEKELGEVLPQRELHVRRPSKPPVYGAAKLAMNLL, encoded by the coding sequence ATGCCCTTTCACCTTGGAATCGACTCCGGCGGAACTTCGACGCGTGCGATGCTTGTGAACGAAGCTGGACAGGTCCTATTCACAGGTCAAGCAGGGTCTGCCAACTTCACAACCTCGCCCCCCAGGCTCGTCCGACAGAACCTTCAAAAAGCGACCTCTGGCTGCCCTGAGCCGGACACCGTCTGCCTGTGCGGTGCCGGGATACTGACCAAGGCGAATTTTCTGCAGGCGGGCGATCTCCTTGCCGAACTGTTCCCCAAGGCTAGGCACAGGGTAACGCCTGACTACTACGCAGCGTACGCCTCATTCGATCCTCCCGTGTGCGTCTGCGTGATCTCGGGAACAGGGTCGGTGGTTTGTTCGAGCGGCGAGCACGGGTTCGCAAAGTCGGGCGGAGGCGGGTTTGCGATCGGCGACGACGGCTCGGCGTTTCGGTTTGGGCGCGCGGCGCTCCGGCACTTCCTCGACGACCCGGACGAGTGCTCTTGCAGGGTCCTCCAAGCCATCGAAAAACGGTTCGGCACCACGGAACCCGCCGAGGTGATAGCGAAAGTCTACGGCGGCAGGACCGTGGCGAGCCAAGTCGCCAAGTTCGCGCGTCCGCTGGCGAAGGATGCGGCCGACGGACTTCCCTACGCCACCGAAGCCCTCCGAAGCGAGTTTCAAGCACTTGCGACCGTCGTTGCCAGCCACGTCCACCGATTTCTCCCCCCCAGAACTCCGCTTTCGGTGGGACTGTCGGGAGGGCTTTGGGAGATTTCGCTGCTGTTTCAGCGTTCGTTTGAAAAAGAGTTGGGCGAAGTGCTCCCCCAACGGGAACTTCATGTTCGACGCCCTTCGAAGCCACCTGTGTACGGCGCCGCAAAACTGGCAATGAATCTTCTATGA
- a CDS encoding glycosyl transferase family 9 Lipopolysaccharide heptosyltransferase, producing MPGGNVAVLANDAIGNFVAATPLLQLLKTESKAASVHFWCGTRVAEFRHAPELFDLFLPLHGSSPAELLGLIAEHTGSYDWIVNLESTAHSKAIAGLLSGELTFVSGPCVGHGGRGELSFPDDPQGELWADRRWVAEDLKERYPFLRSGFIAEIFARGCYFESEIPPYRVPSQPPGQQPPDLLVATSASLPEKLWPREKWAWVLDRVGSAGYTAGLLGAKPKDQKTHWMGGTAEDELVAQGLLIDLRGQYSLPEVVGALGQCRAVLTLDNGILHLAVAARARTVGLYRHGIHRLWAPPSDTLVVLTPGEGREVSEIEPEVVWEAVANAL from the coding sequence GTGCCCGGAGGCAACGTCGCGGTTCTTGCCAACGACGCCATCGGGAACTTTGTCGCTGCCACTCCGCTGCTCCAGCTCCTGAAAACCGAGTCCAAGGCAGCGAGCGTGCACTTTTGGTGCGGAACCCGAGTCGCCGAGTTTCGCCACGCGCCAGAATTGTTCGACCTCTTCTTGCCGCTTCACGGGAGTTCCCCAGCCGAGCTTCTGGGCCTCATCGCCGAACATACGGGAAGCTATGACTGGATCGTCAACCTCGAATCGACGGCGCACTCGAAGGCCATCGCGGGCCTTTTGTCGGGCGAACTGACCTTCGTTTCTGGCCCTTGCGTCGGCCATGGCGGGAGGGGCGAACTGTCGTTCCCAGACGACCCGCAAGGCGAGCTTTGGGCGGACCGTCGCTGGGTCGCCGAGGACTTGAAGGAGCGATACCCTTTCCTCCGTTCGGGGTTCATCGCTGAAATCTTCGCGCGCGGATGCTATTTCGAGTCCGAGATCCCGCCGTACCGGGTGCCCAGCCAACCCCCCGGCCAGCAACCTCCTGATCTCCTTGTAGCCACATCGGCTAGCTTGCCGGAAAAGCTCTGGCCCCGAGAAAAATGGGCCTGGGTTCTGGACCGCGTAGGAAGCGCAGGCTACACGGCCGGTCTTCTCGGCGCAAAGCCCAAAGACCAGAAGACCCACTGGATGGGCGGCACGGCCGAAGATGAGCTAGTTGCCCAAGGGCTGCTGATCGATCTCAGGGGGCAGTACTCCCTGCCGGAGGTCGTTGGCGCGCTGGGCCAGTGCCGTGCGGTCTTGACTCTCGACAACGGGATTCTGCACCTGGCAGTGGCGGCCCGCGCAAGGACGGTCGGGCTCTACCGGCACGGCATTCACCGTCTTTGGGCGCCGCCTTCGGATACGCTCGTCGTGTTGACGCCAGGAGAGGGAAGGGAAGTAAGCGAGATCGAACCCGAGGTCGTTTGGGAGGCCGTGGCAAATGCCCTCTAA
- a CDS encoding glycosyl transferase family 9 Lipopolysaccharide heptosyltransferase, producing MILKPNFIGDAVMTAPAIDSLRGAGYEISLYCGPTVRDVLFDRADGVQFEVDDWAGSTSRLLRIARSLRRGRFDAALVVNRSFRSALAAWLARIPNRVGHDTEGRSFLLTRKVAYDQECFEARSFLDLADALGGSAVPVEPHLSVTFSESERGEELRGNATVGIQLGASTLGKVAPSRIWAEVASRLVAEGHKIAILGGPNDRPLADEFLSLFQGEAVDLVGRCSIRESMAVISGLQLLAGNDTGFLHVAAALGRPTVTVFRPRMARKWRHAGETHPCVIVSSGNLSDAEPDAIVEAAKKALAGRAPIPSARPRRGR from the coding sequence ATGATCCTGAAGCCCAACTTCATCGGTGACGCCGTCATGACCGCTCCGGCGATTGACAGCCTGCGGGGTGCGGGGTACGAGATTAGCCTCTATTGCGGCCCGACCGTACGCGATGTGCTCTTCGACCGAGCGGACGGGGTCCAATTCGAGGTAGACGATTGGGCGGGTTCGACGAGCCGTTTGCTTCGGATTGCGCGCTCGCTGAGGAGAGGTAGGTTCGACGCCGCGCTCGTGGTCAACCGCAGCTTTCGTTCTGCGTTGGCCGCCTGGCTCGCGAGAATTCCCAACCGAGTGGGCCACGACACGGAGGGCCGTTCGTTTCTGCTCACCCGCAAGGTGGCGTACGATCAGGAGTGTTTTGAGGCTCGGTCGTTTCTGGACCTTGCCGACGCACTTGGCGGGAGTGCGGTGCCGGTCGAGCCTCATCTGAGCGTCACCTTCTCAGAGAGTGAACGGGGCGAAGAGCTTCGGGGAAATGCGACGGTAGGGATTCAACTCGGAGCTTCGACGTTGGGCAAGGTTGCCCCAAGTCGGATCTGGGCAGAAGTCGCCTCCAGGCTCGTCGCAGAAGGACACAAGATCGCGATCTTGGGCGGACCCAACGACCGCCCGCTCGCGGATGAGTTCCTCTCGCTGTTTCAGGGCGAGGCCGTCGATCTCGTCGGACGATGTTCGATCCGCGAGTCGATGGCCGTGATCTCCGGCCTTCAGCTACTTGCGGGAAATGACACAGGGTTTTTGCACGTCGCAGCCGCTTTGGGACGCCCGACCGTTACGGTCTTCCGGCCCAGAATGGCGCGCAAATGGCGCCACGCAGGCGAAACGCATCCCTGCGTCATCGTGAGTTCGGGCAACCTATCGGACGCCGAACCCGACGCCATTGTTGAGGCGGCGAAGAAGGCTCTCGCCGGGCGCGCTCCTATCCCCTCCGCTCGGCCTCGACGCGGTAGGTAG
- a CDS encoding peptidase M61 yields MKLICAVLGLVALSAASRAQIEYSLAPDPAAGSIRVSASAAATSEITDFRIPAWCPGFYFLLDYPTKVFDAKATSDDGATLPIERPNRHTWRVRSRPGSKVTFSYRVLGDDAGLGFFGVSVKPHTVFVNGPAAFVYIEGRKGESALLRVQLPNEWDVATGMDEAGVDKFAAASYDEFIDHPMQLGRFEKRRFVVGKYRFEVAIASEDQTYRTSPDAIADELMQLSRPAIAMFGEAPFKRYVYLIHLARGGFQGGLEHRASTLMALPNVPNLKFETLAAHEFFHTWNVKHIRPKVLGPFDYTQAVRTNNLWFAEGVTDYYAQLHVYQAGAQGPTWLLSQLSNEIQTLQRSKTRLTKTLEQAGWETWENGGFGVGDLSYYNKGLVVGLILDAALRGATEGKQSLDDVLRTLMKRHALPQPGYGEDDLRTTINEIAGRDLSALYDRCVRSTQELPYEELRKIGLRLAIPGRIQAHLPFELLGDVVRSADAGSGFQPGDKVLAVNQRPFAPGAFSGLTMGDKVQVDVQRSSENLRVEVAVGSSTPSAYRLANDPFASAEQVRRRDEWLRIPSDLPTASRPSGGDRSAPGESLLRRLNNGVGFGVR; encoded by the coding sequence ATGAAGCTGATTTGCGCTGTTCTCGGCCTCGTCGCGTTGTCCGCCGCCTCGCGGGCTCAGATCGAATACTCCCTCGCCCCCGATCCAGCGGCAGGTTCGATTCGCGTGTCGGCATCGGCGGCCGCGACCTCCGAAATCACCGACTTCCGAATCCCCGCATGGTGCCCCGGCTTCTATTTCTTGCTCGACTACCCGACAAAGGTGTTCGACGCGAAGGCCACTTCCGACGACGGCGCGACGCTCCCTATCGAGCGGCCGAATCGCCACACTTGGCGTGTGCGATCTCGGCCCGGCTCGAAGGTCACCTTCAGCTATCGGGTTCTGGGCGATGACGCGGGACTCGGTTTCTTCGGGGTCAGCGTCAAGCCGCACACCGTATTCGTAAACGGCCCGGCAGCGTTCGTGTACATCGAGGGCCGAAAGGGAGAATCCGCGTTGCTGAGAGTACAACTTCCCAACGAGTGGGACGTGGCGACGGGTATGGACGAAGCCGGAGTCGATAAGTTCGCGGCAGCCAGCTACGATGAGTTCATCGACCATCCGATGCAGCTTGGGCGGTTTGAGAAGCGAAGGTTCGTTGTCGGCAAGTACAGGTTCGAAGTTGCGATCGCCTCAGAAGACCAAACCTATCGCACCTCGCCCGACGCTATCGCGGACGAGCTCATGCAGCTAAGCCGACCGGCAATCGCGATGTTCGGCGAAGCTCCGTTCAAGAGATACGTCTATCTGATCCATCTCGCGCGAGGGGGCTTCCAAGGCGGATTGGAGCATCGGGCAAGCACTCTTATGGCGCTGCCGAACGTTCCCAATCTCAAGTTCGAGACGCTAGCTGCGCACGAGTTCTTCCACACTTGGAACGTCAAGCACATCCGCCCTAAGGTTCTTGGCCCGTTCGATTACACGCAAGCCGTTCGAACGAACAACCTCTGGTTCGCCGAGGGCGTGACTGACTACTACGCCCAACTCCACGTTTACCAAGCCGGCGCCCAGGGGCCGACATGGCTCCTGAGCCAACTCTCCAACGAAATCCAAACGCTCCAGCGGTCGAAGACCCGGCTTACGAAGACGCTCGAACAAGCGGGATGGGAGACGTGGGAGAATGGCGGCTTCGGGGTCGGCGACCTGAGCTACTACAACAAGGGACTCGTCGTGGGGCTGATTCTCGATGCGGCCTTGCGGGGCGCCACTGAAGGCAAGCAGAGCCTCGACGATGTCCTCCGAACCCTGATGAAACGCCATGCGTTGCCCCAGCCGGGCTATGGGGAAGACGACCTTCGGACCACGATCAATGAGATAGCCGGAAGAGACCTCTCGGCGCTCTACGATCGGTGCGTGCGCTCGACGCAAGAACTCCCCTATGAGGAACTTAGGAAGATCGGACTTCGGTTGGCGATTCCGGGCCGAATTCAGGCGCATCTCCCGTTTGAGCTTCTGGGCGACGTGGTCCGATCGGCCGACGCGGGGAGCGGCTTCCAACCGGGCGACAAGGTCCTTGCTGTCAATCAAAGGCCGTTCGCTCCGGGAGCGTTCTCGGGGCTGACGATGGGGGATAAGGTTCAGGTTGACGTACAAAGGTCGTCCGAGAATCTGAGGGTCGAAGTCGCAGTCGGCAGCTCTACGCCTTCGGCCTATCGACTTGCGAACGACCCGTTCGCCTCAGCCGAACAAGTCCGACGAAGAGACGAGTGGCTGAGGATTCCCTCGGACCTACCTACCGCGTCGAGGCCGAGCGGAGGGGATAGGAGCGCGCCCGGCGAGAGCCTTCTTCGCCGCCTCAACAATGGCGTCGGGTTCGGCGTCCGATAG
- a CDS encoding acetyltransferase: MEFPIRRAELADIPEIVRVVRTVYDEYGFTWDEQEYHADLYDIEGHYDRLGHSFFVVGSGAIPSERLLGVVALKRFAAVPGSRGESTLLEGIVRLAGADCSLDRLYVDPAARRQGLGSALTEHVICIARSEGKSAMEIWSDKRFVEAHRLYQRLGAFVVADRICSDPDNSPEWGLLLPLDAPEAPTQ; this comes from the coding sequence ATGGAATTCCCCATTCGCCGCGCGGAACTGGCCGACATCCCCGAAATTGTCCGGGTCGTCCGAACGGTTTACGACGAGTACGGCTTCACATGGGACGAGCAGGAGTATCACGCCGACCTGTACGACATTGAAGGGCACTATGACCGCCTGGGCCACTCGTTCTTTGTCGTGGGAAGTGGCGCGATCCCAAGTGAGAGGCTTCTCGGGGTCGTGGCTCTCAAGCGCTTTGCGGCCGTTCCGGGCTCGCGAGGAGAATCGACGCTGCTCGAGGGAATCGTTCGGCTTGCTGGGGCGGATTGCTCGCTGGACCGGCTTTACGTGGACCCCGCGGCCCGCCGACAAGGGTTGGGGTCGGCCCTGACGGAGCATGTCATCTGCATAGCCCGTTCCGAAGGAAAGTCGGCCATGGAGATTTGGAGCGACAAGCGGTTCGTCGAGGCTCACCGACTCTACCAGCGTCTGGGCGCATTCGTTGTCGCCGATCGAATCTGCTCCGACCCGGACAACAGCCCTGAATGGGGCCTTCTGCTACCGCTCGATGCCCCCGAAGCACCTACGCAGTAG
- a CDS encoding ABC-type transport system, ATPase component gives MTAEDPRTPLVSVRGLSHSFGPKRVLNDIDLEVREGEIVAIMGSSGGGKTTLLKCISGLITPTSGVIEVDGVDVVLNPEEARKHMGMVFQSAALFDSLNVRDNVLFGVHRWLPGSKSDHEGILSGSLNAVKLEGSDLLLPSELSGGMKKRVGIARALALSPRLMLYDEPTTGLDPITTYAIDELVVTLRREFGMTSLIVTHDVNSVFRTADRVAFLAEGRIAYWGDTEGFRGSGHPAIRELLDKSSATSLPTA, from the coding sequence ATGACCGCAGAGGACCCTCGAACGCCGCTCGTCTCGGTTCGAGGTCTCTCGCACTCGTTCGGACCCAAGCGAGTTCTGAACGACATCGATTTGGAAGTCCGCGAGGGTGAGATCGTCGCAATCATGGGGAGTTCCGGTGGAGGAAAGACGACGCTTCTCAAATGCATCAGCGGGCTGATCACACCCACCTCTGGCGTGATCGAAGTCGATGGGGTTGACGTGGTGTTGAACCCCGAAGAGGCCCGAAAACACATGGGGATGGTGTTTCAATCAGCCGCGCTGTTCGATTCGCTCAACGTGCGCGACAACGTCCTTTTTGGGGTCCATCGCTGGCTCCCAGGATCGAAGTCGGACCACGAGGGCATTCTGAGCGGCTCGCTGAACGCCGTCAAGCTCGAAGGCTCCGACCTGCTGTTGCCCTCCGAGCTGAGCGGTGGCATGAAGAAGCGGGTGGGCATCGCGCGGGCGCTTGCGCTCAGCCCCCGACTGATGCTCTATGACGAGCCCACGACGGGTCTGGACCCGATCACGACTTACGCTATCGACGAGTTGGTGGTAACCCTCAGGCGCGAATTCGGGATGACCAGCCTGATCGTGACGCACGACGTGAACTCGGTGTTTCGGACTGCCGACCGGGTGGCCTTCTTGGCGGAGGGTCGGATCGCGTACTGGGGCGATACGGAGGGCTTCCGAGGCTCGGGCCATCCTGCGATCCGGGAGCTATTGGACAAGTCCTCGGCGACTTCCCTTCCTACTGCGTAG
- a CDS encoding transcriptional regulator, AraC family encodes MNRNSAQQSATWVDLTWDRPARGPLVRGVDVPGLRSELCGWCSNGGPTARHPHRTHPFTQEFRVSQDQKAASAIRLIGSFALWSSPDIEPHGTVGASITVHAEKSAPLSVSLASGVHYRDAFDLVPWERSPGDGVLVHTLGKGEFEDRPLRVDSFEIDLGGTRQVENVVFRDSGSSAAFVIFEAQALSNPASGCPFHSSSEGVSLAALGSSIRLRNVGALWRAISQLTAGLQKASDLDEARSESLLFVAVVAASALEIGGGRELHRVQLETARRLDRAQDLDEVVEITERTVHNILDPLMGQPFRPTDRQIRAALGFVDQNFGKDLSDDEVAHRVGLSTSHFRYLFRQATGRPFQQYLLARRLEQARRLLIETDIPVQDIGAELGFSSLASFSRAFARHYGTPPSALRDERRGQR; translated from the coding sequence GTGAACCGGAACTCCGCCCAACAAAGCGCCACATGGGTCGATCTGACGTGGGACAGGCCGGCTCGCGGCCCCCTCGTGCGGGGCGTCGATGTTCCGGGCCTTCGTTCGGAGTTGTGCGGATGGTGCAGCAACGGCGGCCCGACGGCGAGGCATCCCCATCGCACCCACCCGTTTACTCAGGAGTTTCGCGTTTCGCAGGACCAGAAGGCGGCCTCGGCCATTCGGTTGATCGGCAGCTTCGCGCTCTGGTCATCGCCTGACATAGAGCCCCACGGAACGGTCGGGGCGAGCATCACAGTTCACGCCGAAAAGTCCGCTCCCCTAAGCGTATCGCTGGCAAGCGGCGTTCATTACCGGGACGCGTTCGATCTTGTGCCGTGGGAAAGAAGCCCCGGCGATGGCGTGCTGGTGCACACCCTCGGAAAGGGCGAGTTTGAAGACCGGCCACTGCGAGTCGATAGCTTCGAAATCGATCTCGGTGGGACTCGGCAAGTCGAGAACGTCGTGTTTCGGGACTCCGGTTCGTCGGCTGCGTTCGTGATTTTCGAAGCGCAAGCTCTGAGTAACCCGGCTTCGGGCTGCCCATTCCACTCTTCGAGCGAAGGGGTCTCGCTGGCTGCCTTGGGGAGTTCGATTCGGCTCAGAAACGTCGGCGCGCTCTGGCGGGCGATCAGTCAACTGACCGCCGGACTTCAGAAGGCCAGCGACCTCGACGAAGCCCGAAGCGAGTCGCTCCTCTTCGTCGCGGTTGTGGCCGCAAGCGCTCTCGAAATCGGAGGCGGCCGAGAACTCCACCGCGTCCAACTCGAAACCGCCCGTAGGCTGGATCGCGCGCAGGACCTCGATGAGGTCGTCGAGATCACCGAGAGGACCGTCCACAATATCCTCGATCCCCTGATGGGCCAGCCGTTCCGACCCACCGACCGGCAGATTCGCGCTGCGCTCGGCTTCGTCGACCAGAACTTCGGCAAGGACCTCTCGGACGACGAAGTCGCCCACAGAGTTGGCTTGAGCACGTCGCATTTTCGCTACTTGTTCCGCCAAGCGACGGGCAGGCCGTTTCAGCAATATCTCCTGGCTCGAAGACTCGAGCAAGCCCGGCGCCTGTTGATCGAGACCGATATCCCGGTCCAGGACATCGGCGCCGAACTCGGGTTTTCGAGTCTGGCGAGCTTTAGCCGGGCTTTCGCAAGGCACTACGGCACGCCTCCGAGCGCGCTGAGGGACGAGCGCCGAGGCCAGCGATGA
- a CDS encoding ABC type oligopeptide transporter, substrate-binding protein → MRVLCHFVIACAAGSLVWGCGKGGFSEREAVGKENTFRYPIVTNPTSLDPGVVQDGDTLDMMQQVYEGLVTWGTDNRVHPLLAESWDIEDGGRTYVFKLKQGVKFHSGREVTADDFKWTIERTCDPALGSPTAETYLQEIVGVMDKLRGKTHEIPGVQVRDKYTLAITIDKPRPYFLGKLTYLAMAVVDKDKAPAKEEIRSVEQMVGTGPFRAVQYVPDQIVVLEANKDYHGGVPLIERIERPVLKDPATRLNKYRGGELDLVMLERQDVEGLKKDPELSSHLKYFDRPAIWYIAMNHLVYPQFKDRRVRRAFAMAIDRKTIVDSYLGGINQEANTVVPPGVLGYRPEAKALPYDPDQARKLLAEAGYPNGRGFPELEMNFREARPDIRLVAEAAASQLQKNLGITVKLRTMEWRAYLEKHERSELGFFHMRWAADYLDPENFLSFLLAGYGPQNKVGYQNSEYDALCAQADTEMDTDKRMQLYAQAEEIVVNDAPFIPIYFQRDVELIHPRVSGLRESLFGHLPHTTVQLGPRK, encoded by the coding sequence ATGAGGGTTCTGTGTCATTTCGTGATCGCGTGTGCAGCCGGCTCCCTAGTGTGGGGATGCGGCAAAGGCGGGTTTTCGGAGCGGGAGGCCGTAGGCAAAGAGAACACCTTCCGCTACCCGATCGTCACCAACCCGACGTCGCTCGATCCTGGGGTCGTGCAGGACGGCGACACGCTGGACATGATGCAGCAGGTGTATGAGGGGTTGGTTACTTGGGGTACGGACAATCGAGTTCACCCACTCCTGGCCGAAAGCTGGGACATCGAAGACGGAGGCCGAACCTACGTCTTCAAACTCAAGCAGGGCGTCAAGTTCCATTCCGGCCGCGAAGTGACCGCCGATGACTTCAAATGGACGATCGAGCGGACTTGCGATCCCGCGCTGGGATCTCCGACGGCGGAAACCTACCTTCAAGAGATCGTCGGGGTCATGGACAAGCTGCGAGGTAAGACCCACGAAATCCCCGGCGTGCAGGTTCGCGACAAGTACACGCTCGCCATCACGATCGACAAACCCCGGCCCTACTTCCTTGGGAAGCTCACCTATCTTGCGATGGCCGTCGTCGACAAAGACAAGGCGCCAGCAAAAGAGGAAATCCGGTCCGTGGAACAGATGGTGGGCACCGGCCCGTTTCGAGCCGTGCAGTACGTGCCGGACCAAATCGTGGTGTTGGAGGCCAACAAGGACTACCACGGGGGCGTACCGCTGATCGAGCGTATCGAGCGTCCCGTTCTGAAGGACCCCGCCACTCGGCTCAACAAGTACCGCGGCGGCGAGCTCGACCTGGTCATGCTCGAGCGGCAAGACGTGGAGGGACTCAAGAAGGACCCCGAGCTTTCGAGTCACCTGAAGTACTTCGATCGACCCGCGATTTGGTATATCGCGATGAACCACTTGGTGTATCCGCAGTTCAAGGACCGACGGGTGCGTAGGGCCTTCGCGATGGCGATCGACCGCAAGACCATCGTCGACAGCTACCTGGGCGGGATCAATCAGGAGGCGAACACGGTCGTCCCGCCGGGGGTTCTTGGCTATCGCCCCGAGGCCAAGGCGCTTCCCTACGACCCGGACCAAGCCCGCAAGTTGCTCGCGGAAGCGGGTTACCCCAACGGACGAGGGTTCCCTGAACTCGAAATGAACTTCCGAGAAGCGAGGCCGGACATCCGGCTCGTCGCAGAAGCTGCCGCAAGCCAACTGCAGAAGAACCTCGGCATCACGGTCAAGCTTCGGACGATGGAGTGGCGCGCCTACCTCGAAAAGCACGAACGAAGCGAACTCGGGTTCTTCCACATGCGCTGGGCCGCGGATTATCTCGACCCCGAGAACTTTTTAAGCTTCTTGCTCGCAGGCTATGGCCCTCAGAACAAGGTCGGCTACCAAAACTCGGAGTACGACGCCCTTTGCGCGCAGGCCGACACGGAAATGGACACGGACAAGAGGATGCAGCTCTACGCCCAAGCAGAGGAAATTGTCGTCAATGATGCCCCATTCATCCCCATCTACTTCCAAAGGGACGTCGAGCTGATTCACCCACGGGTCAGTGGACTGCGGGAATCGTTGTTCGGGCACTTGCCCCACACGACGGTCCAGCTAGGGCCGAGAAAGTAG
- a CDS encoding DNA repair protein RecO encodes MRRRDAGESDRKLTLLTREWGVVDAYARGSRKGGSRLAGVTEPLTLATFQLASGKRFLYVTQAQAITSFPALRGEYEKLAIALALVELAAAILPHEQPAEDSFQLLLEALRYVEVHAKPVAAFVWAEAALLGVAGTAPLFDRCVVCGKKGSGSACSLSPWAGGYICSEHNPGYTDRFAASREVCIGLARIAELEIPPANLKYAGDCAKAIVAFARKLADQDLPAHRQLLAFLKSTSPASQDSNAPSE; translated from the coding sequence TTGAGAAGACGGGATGCGGGCGAGTCCGACCGAAAGCTGACCCTGCTCACCCGGGAATGGGGCGTCGTGGACGCCTACGCACGGGGGTCGCGTAAAGGGGGGTCAAGGCTTGCGGGCGTGACGGAGCCGCTGACTCTGGCGACGTTCCAACTCGCCTCCGGAAAGCGCTTCCTTTACGTTACCCAGGCGCAGGCCATTACTTCGTTCCCCGCGCTTCGGGGGGAATATGAGAAGCTGGCGATCGCGCTCGCACTGGTGGAGTTGGCTGCGGCGATTCTTCCCCACGAGCAACCGGCCGAAGACTCCTTTCAGTTGCTTCTGGAGGCGCTGCGCTACGTGGAGGTTCACGCCAAGCCCGTTGCGGCCTTTGTTTGGGCCGAAGCGGCCCTTCTCGGAGTGGCGGGGACCGCGCCGCTGTTCGACCGATGCGTCGTGTGCGGCAAGAAAGGTTCCGGCTCGGCGTGTTCCCTTTCGCCTTGGGCGGGCGGCTACATCTGTTCCGAGCACAATCCAGGCTACACCGATCGATTTGCGGCGAGTCGGGAGGTTTGCATCGGCCTGGCTCGGATCGCAGAACTCGAGATCCCGCCCGCGAACCTCAAATACGCTGGCGACTGCGCGAAAGCGATCGTCGCGTTTGCCCGTAAACTGGCAGATCAAGACCTGCCCGCCCACCGCCAACTCCTTGCGTTCCTCAAGTCAACTTCACCAGCTTCCCAAGACTCCAACGCGCCATCTGAGTAA